The Campylobacter concisus sequence ATATCGCAAGAGCAGTAGCGCAAAAGTTAAATTTAAAAATTGAGTTTCTAACAGCTCCTTGGGATGCGATGCTTGCGGCATTTGACGCTGGTAAAGCGGACGTGGTGTTTAATCAAGTTAGCATAACTGATGAGAGAAAGAAAAAATATGCTTTTTCAGTGCCTTATACTGTAACATTTGGCGCTATCATCACTAGAAAAGATAATAACGATATAAAAAGCTTTGTTGATCTAAAAGGCAAAAAAGATGCCGACTCAGCAACTAGTAACTGGGCGAAAGTAGCCGTAAAATACGGCGCTGAGCTAGTTGTGACTGATAGCTATGCGAAAAGTATGGAGCTTCTTATATCAAGACGTGTAGATGCTGTTGTAAGAGATAACATCGTATTTTACGACTTCATAAAAGAGCGTCCAAACGCGCCTGTAAAGATAGCTGCCTCACTTGACGAGAAAGACTACACAGCAGCAGCTGTTAAGAAAGACAACGCCGAACTTGCAGAGCAAATTTCAAATGCTCTAAACGAACTTTCAAAAGAAGGCAAACTAGAAGCCATCTCAAAAAGCTACTTTGGCAAAGACGTCTCAAAATAAATTTATAAACCAACAAGGCAAAAATGGAAAATTTAGATAGAGTGATCGAGCTTGTTTCAAGCTCGACACTACCGATGATCATCGCACTTTTAAAAGTGACGATCCCACTTACTTTACTCTCGTTTTCGCTAGGGCTTGTCATCGCCATTATCACAGCAGTAGCGAGGCTTTCAAATATAAAAATTTTAAAATTTATATTTGCCACTTATGTTTGGATATTTCGCGGCACACCACTTCTTGTGCAGCTTTTTATCGTATTTTACGGGCTTCCTAGCATAGGTTTCACGCTTGATACTTGGAGTGCGGCGACTATCGCTTTTAGTCTAAACGTGGGTGCTTATGCATCTGAGTCTGTAAGGGCTGCCATACTTTCTGTGCCAAAAGGTCAGTGGGAGGCTGCCACATCGCTTGGCATGACGCACTATCAAATTTTAAAGCGTATCATCGCGCCTCAAGCAGTGAGGATCTCCTTACCGCCGCTTTCAAATACATTTATAGGCCTTGTTAAAGACACTTCGCTAGCAGCTTCTATAACGATGGTGGATATGTTTATGGTCGCTCAAAGGATCGCAGCAAGGACCTTTGAACCACTCATCCTCTACATCCTAGCAGCACTCATCTATCTAGTGGTTTGCACACTCTTAACCTATCTTCAATCAAGCCTTGAAAAAGCTGTCTCAAGGTATGTCTAATGGCTATAAATTTTAAAAATATAAGCAAATCTTACGGCGATCATTTGGTGCTAGATAACATAAACACAAGCTTTAAAGAGGGGCAAACAACTGTGATAGTTGGCTCATCTGGTTGTGGCAAATCAACACTTCTTAGATGTATAAATTTACTTGAGATCCCACAAAGTGGCACTTTAGAGGTAGATGATAGGAGTGTAAATTTTAAAGAGAAGCTTAGCTCAAAAGAACTTTTAGAAATTCGCAAAAAAACTGGTATGGTCTTTCAAAGCTTCAACCTCTTCCCACACCTAACAGCACTTCAAAATGTCACTGAAGCTCCGATCTACGTTCAAAAAAAAGATAAAAACGAAGCGATAAAAGAGGCAAAAGATCTTTTAGCCAAAGTGGGGCTTAGTCACAAAGAAGACACCTATCCAAACAGGCTCTCAGGCGGTCAAGCGCAGCGTGTAGCCATCGCTAGAGCACTAGCTGTAAATCCATACTTTTTACTGCTTGACGAGCCTACAAGTGCGCTTGATCCAGAGCTTGAGGCCGAAGTTTTAAAGGTAATCTTATCTCTTGCAAAAGAGAAAAAGTCTATGATCATCGTCACTCATAATATGAATTTTGCTAGAAAGATAGCTGATAGAATTTTGTTTTTAGATAAAGGCGTGATCGCATTTGATGGCTTGGTAGATGAGTTTTTCAATAGCCAAAACGAAAGAATAAAAAGCTTTATCTCGGCTATGGATATATGAAAATTTTAGCTAGAAAATCTAGCTAAAATTACATTAAGCAAAGTAAGGTTTTATCTGCTCGATCCAAGCTGAAATTCTACCCTCAGTTTTGTCGCTTTGATTGTCAGCGTCAAGCGCTAAACCTACAAATTTTCCATTTTTTACGGCATCAGAGCCATCAAATGTATATCCGTCAGTGCTAACCTCACCAACTACATTTGCGCCAGCTTTTACGACCTCATCATAAAGCTTTGCCATGCCATTACAGTACTCATCAGAGTAGCTCTCGCTATCACCCATGCCAAAAACAGCGACTGTTTTTCCGCTTAGATTTAGCGCTTTAAAGTCAAACGCATCCCAGTCATCTTGAAGATCGCCACTACCCCAGGTTGATGTACCAAGGATGAGCTTATCAAAGCTATTTAGTTTTGCTGCGTCTACATCGGCAACGTTTAAAAGCTCATTTTCAAGGCCTAGACCCTCACTTATAAGTTTTGCTGCATCTTCGGTATTTCCCATGCTGCTTCCATAAACTATACCTATCATTTTTATCCTTTTTAAAAAATTTTACTAATAATCGTATAAGGCACAAGCTTGATCAAACCTCTCGCACAACAGTGTCTAACCTCAACGTGTCGCCTAAATTCCTCATTTCTAGGAAAAACGATATAAACCATCTCACACTCGTGACCAAGCACACCGACGGCTCTATCTATATCGTCGTTTAAATTTCTCATATCATCAAAGCTCACTTTTTTAAAGCTTGGCATGACACTGAGCAAATTTTTACCATCTTTTTTGACCGAGATGACACCGCTATTTAGCATGACCTCTTTGTCTTGATGGCGGAGGCGTATTTTATCATAAACAAATTGACAAAACATCTGTGCCGCATCGATACAAAACTCAAATTTCCCACTTACATAAAGCATTTTTATCATCTTTGCAGCCGCCATCTTTGGCTCTTTTGCTATAAATTTGATCTTTGAAAAGTCGCCTTTTAAATAAGCATTTATGATGATATTTGATGAAAAACAAAAGCGATCTGCTGGCTTACAATTTAGACATTTTCCGCGAAGCAGGAAATTTATCCTGGCCTCAAAAATTTCTTTGAAATTTAGAAATTTAGCGTAAGAAAGTGGTATTTTTAGCTCACTTTCTACACCAGAATTATAAAGTGCAATAAAAATTTTTGCACGTGAAAGCCTATCAAGCTTTGCAAAAATATTTGGAGTTATTTCGCCAATATCTGATAAAAGCCCGAATCTCATTGATTATTCTTTGCATCCAAATTCCTTATCTAGCCCAAAGACCTTGCAGTACTCGCAAAATACGCAACTAACGCTTCTTTTTGCACAAACAATTGGAATATTTCTCTTTTTTGCTTGAGTTTTAATAGTCTTCATCGTGTTGTGGTTTAAAAAACTAGTTAGCATCACCACGCACTCAGTATCTTGAGGGATTGGCTTGCGATTTACACGGTTTTCATTTCTAGCATCCCAGTGTTCTATCTTCTCAGCTCCCAAATCATGTAAAACTGCCTTGATAGGCGTTATCTCATCTGCACCGATAACTAAAACTGACATAATAAGCTCCTAAAATTTATTCATTTTCTGATAATGATTATAAGGAAGTTTAACTAAAATTTTTCTTAGTTATGATATTTATTATCACTTATATGTAGAAATTTGTAACGTTTTGCTTAGAATATTTAAACATCTAAATTCTCTTAACCTTAGATACCGCAAACAAAAATATGATAAGTCCGCTTGCGGCAAAAAAACTACCAACATTCCCGATATTTTGCTCGCCTAAATGAACTATCGTTTGATGCCCTATTAGCGCCCCTGCTCCGATGCCTATGTTATAAATAGCCGAAAATATCGCCATTGCGGCATCAGTTGCATTTGAGGCTAAATTTAGCACTTTTATTTGAAAGCTCATATTTACACCAGCTATGCCAAGCCCCCAAACAAAGGCCAAAACTAGCATTAAAACTTCATTTTTAGCAATAAAATTTAACAAAAGCAAGCAACATAAAATAAGCATAATAGAAATTGCAGAAAATGCATTTGGAATAAGCTTATAAAATTTAGAGAAAAGCAGGCTTGCGACTACACCAGCAACGCCAAATATAAGCAAGAATATTGTGATAAATTTTCCATCAAAGCCACTGATATCTTTTGCAAATGGCTCAATGTAGCTATAAGTGCTAAAATGCGCGCTTATGATAATTGCCGTTAGTAAAAATATGACCATTAAAAGGCCATTTCTTGCAAGCTCTGGCAAGCTTTTAAGTGAGCCTGAGTTTTTACTTGGCAGAAGTGGCAAAATTTTATATAGCCAAACTCCAACACCAACAGCAAAAATTCCGATCAGTCCAAAGGTCACACGCCAGCCAAGTGCGTCACCTAAAATTCTTCCAAGTGGCAGACCAAGTATCATCGCTAGTGATGTACCAAGAGCTAGCAATCCAAGAGCTTGCGAGCTTTTATTTATCGGAGCTAGCCTAACAGCAAGTGAAGCAGTGATAGCCCAAAAAATGGCATGGGCAATAGCTATCATCAACCGAGCAATAATTAAAATTTTAAAATTCCAAGCAAAGGTGCAAAGCATATGAGCTACAACAAATACGATAAAAACTTTTAAAAGAAGAGATTTTCGTTCTAAATTTGCAGTTAAAAGCATAAGCGGTAAAGAGAGTATAGTGACGCTCCACGCATAAATCGTGATGATAAGACCAGTATCGGCGGTGCTCATATCAAAGTCTTTTGCAATATCACTTAAAAGTGGCACTGGGACAAACTCAGTAGTGTTAAATATAAAAGCACAAAAAGCAAGAGCTATAACCCT is a genomic window containing:
- a CDS encoding amino acid ABC transporter ATP-binding protein encodes the protein MAINFKNISKSYGDHLVLDNINTSFKEGQTTVIVGSSGCGKSTLLRCINLLEIPQSGTLEVDDRSVNFKEKLSSKELLEIRKKTGMVFQSFNLFPHLTALQNVTEAPIYVQKKDKNEAIKEAKDLLAKVGLSHKEDTYPNRLSGGQAQRVAIARALAVNPYFLLLDEPTSALDPELEAEVLKVILSLAKEKKSMIIVTHNMNFARKIADRILFLDKGVIAFDGLVDEFFNSQNERIKSFISAMDI
- a CDS encoding amino acid ABC transporter substrate-binding protein, whose protein sequence is MKFTNLLKVVAVLAMALNLQAKTIKDGVLTVATEGTYAPFTFYNDKNELVGYDVDIARAVAQKLNLKIEFLTAPWDAMLAAFDAGKADVVFNQVSITDERKKKYAFSVPYTVTFGAIITRKDNNDIKSFVDLKGKKDADSATSNWAKVAVKYGAELVVTDSYAKSMELLISRRVDAVVRDNIVFYDFIKERPNAPVKIAASLDEKDYTAAAVKKDNAELAEQISNALNELSKEGKLEAISKSYFGKDVSK
- a CDS encoding DUF2325 domain-containing protein, with the protein product MSVLVIGADEITPIKAVLHDLGAEKIEHWDARNENRVNRKPIPQDTECVVMLTSFLNHNTMKTIKTQAKKRNIPIVCAKRSVSCVFCEYCKVFGLDKEFGCKE
- a CDS encoding sugar transporter — its product is MISVHRVAYLRVIALAFCAFIFNTTEFVPVPLLSDIAKDFDMSTADTGLIITIYAWSVTILSLPLMLLTANLERKSLLLKVFIVFVVAHMLCTFAWNFKILIIARLMIAIAHAIFWAITASLAVRLAPINKSSQALGLLALGTSLAMILGLPLGRILGDALGWRVTFGLIGIFAVGVGVWLYKILPLLPSKNSGSLKSLPELARNGLLMVIFLLTAIIISAHFSTYSYIEPFAKDISGFDGKFITIFLLIFGVAGVVASLLFSKFYKLIPNAFSAISIMLILCCLLLLNFIAKNEVLMLVLAFVWGLGIAGVNMSFQIKVLNLASNATDAAMAIFSAIYNIGIGAGALIGHQTIVHLGEQNIGNVGSFFAASGLIIFLFAVSKVKRI
- a CDS encoding amino acid ABC transporter permease — encoded protein: MENLDRVIELVSSSTLPMIIALLKVTIPLTLLSFSLGLVIAIITAVARLSNIKILKFIFATYVWIFRGTPLLVQLFIVFYGLPSIGFTLDTWSAATIAFSLNVGAYASESVRAAILSVPKGQWEAATSLGMTHYQILKRIIAPQAVRISLPPLSNTFIGLVKDTSLAASITMVDMFMVAQRIAARTFEPLILYILAALIYLVVCTLLTYLQSSLEKAVSRYV
- a CDS encoding UDP-N-acetylmuramate--alanine ligase, which produces MRFGLLSDIGEITPNIFAKLDRLSRAKIFIALYNSGVESELKIPLSYAKFLNFKEIFEARINFLLRGKCLNCKPADRFCFSSNIIINAYLKGDFSKIKFIAKEPKMAAAKMIKMLYVSGKFEFCIDAAQMFCQFVYDKIRLRHQDKEVMLNSGVISVKKDGKNLLSVMPSFKKVSFDDMRNLNDDIDRAVGVLGHECEMVYIVFPRNEEFRRHVEVRHCCARGLIKLVPYTIISKIF
- the fldA gene encoding flavodoxin FldA, yielding MIGIVYGSSMGNTEDAAKLISEGLGLENELLNVADVDAAKLNSFDKLILGTSTWGSGDLQDDWDAFDFKALNLSGKTVAVFGMGDSESYSDEYCNGMAKLYDEVVKAGANVVGEVSTDGYTFDGSDAVKNGKFVGLALDADNQSDKTEGRISAWIEQIKPYFA